Proteins co-encoded in one Paraburkholderia terrae genomic window:
- a CDS encoding EscU/YscU/HrcU family type III secretion system export apparatus switch protein: MSRTSRRSAAALVYDSHGHDDAPRIVAKGYGIVAEMIVQRAKEAGLYVHQSPEMVSLLMQVDVDSRIPPRLYQAVAELLAWLHRLESGAGDDSPVIDVVATDIPPDTSREL; this comes from the coding sequence ATGAGTCGCACCAGTCGCAGGAGCGCGGCGGCGCTGGTCTACGATTCGCACGGTCACGACGACGCGCCGCGCATCGTCGCAAAAGGCTACGGGATCGTCGCCGAGATGATCGTGCAGCGCGCGAAGGAAGCGGGCCTGTACGTGCATCAATCGCCCGAAATGGTGTCGCTGCTGATGCAGGTCGATGTCGACTCGCGCATTCCGCCGCGCCTGTATCAGGCCGTCGCGGAATTGCTCGCGTGGCTGCATCGGCTGGAGAGTGGTGCCGGCGATGATTCACCCGTCATCGATGTGGTTGCCACCGACATTCCCCCCGACACGTCCCGCGAGCTTTGA
- the fliH gene encoding flagellar assembly protein FliH yields the protein MHMSDHDPVRKESLSAYQRWEMASFDPVPEPEPEVDDGAFEAELQRLRDTAHAQGVASGHVAGQALGYQAGYEQGRAQGFEQGQAEAHSEAAQLAALAETFKAALDNVQHELSETIVALALDIAQQVVRQHVQHDPTALLAAAREVMATEPALVGAPALIVSPADLPVVEAYLLEELQTRGWTVRTDPAIERGGCRAVSTTGEVDAGIGTRWERVTAALGKASTW from the coding sequence ATGCATATGTCTGACCACGATCCCGTGCGCAAGGAAAGCCTCTCGGCCTACCAGCGCTGGGAGATGGCCTCGTTCGACCCGGTGCCCGAGCCGGAACCGGAAGTCGACGACGGCGCGTTCGAAGCCGAACTGCAACGCCTGCGCGACACCGCGCATGCGCAGGGCGTCGCGTCCGGCCATGTGGCCGGCCAGGCGCTCGGCTATCAGGCCGGCTACGAACAGGGCCGCGCGCAAGGCTTCGAGCAGGGTCAGGCGGAAGCGCACTCGGAAGCCGCGCAGCTTGCCGCGCTCGCCGAAACGTTCAAGGCCGCGCTCGACAACGTGCAGCACGAATTGTCCGAAACGATCGTCGCGCTCGCGCTCGACATCGCGCAACAAGTGGTTCGCCAGCATGTCCAGCACGATCCGACGGCGCTGCTTGCCGCCGCGCGTGAGGTGATGGCGACTGAACCGGCGCTGGTCGGCGCGCCGGCTCTGATCGTGAGTCCTGCCGATCTGCCCGTTGTCGAAGCGTATCTGCTGGAAGAACTGCAGACGCGCGGCTGGACCGTGCGCACCGACCCCGCGATCGAACGCGGCGGCTGCCGCGCGGTCTCCACCACGGGCGAAGTGGACGCCGGCATCGGCACGCGCTGGGAGCGCGTGACGGCTGCGCTCGGCAAGGCAAGCACATGGTAA
- a CDS encoding flagellar protein FliT, whose protein sequence is MSSNAEYFARYEAIAAISVRMVMAARDALWNDLVLLQDEYRHLVDALKHAEDGVRLSDDERSRKFDLIRQILANDATVRDLANPRMAKLQALFAPSRPAIVLKELYQAR, encoded by the coding sequence ATGAGTTCGAACGCAGAATATTTCGCCCGCTACGAGGCGATCGCAGCGATTTCGGTCCGGATGGTGATGGCAGCGCGAGACGCGCTCTGGAACGATCTCGTCCTGTTGCAGGACGAGTACCGGCATCTCGTCGACGCGCTGAAGCACGCGGAAGACGGCGTACGCCTGTCCGACGACGAACGCTCGCGCAAATTCGACCTGATCCGCCAGATCCTCGCCAACGACGCGACGGTCCGCGATCTCGCGAACCCGCGCATGGCCAAGCTGCAGGCGCTGTTTGCGCCGAGCCGCCCGGCCATCGTGCTGAAAGAACTTTACCAGGCGCGCTGA
- the fliS gene encoding flagellar export chaperone FliS, translating to MFSPGHSGANAYARVGVETGVMGASPHRLIVMLYQGARKAVAQARMHLQQGDIAARGEAIGKAIQIIGDGLQQALNVEAGGEIAERLHALYSYMTRRLLEANLKQSDAMLVEVDGLLATLEEAWIGIAPEIARMAMQSSAESMR from the coding sequence ATGTTTTCCCCGGGACACTCTGGAGCCAATGCCTACGCTCGCGTCGGCGTGGAGACAGGGGTGATGGGCGCCAGTCCACATCGCCTGATCGTGATGCTCTACCAGGGGGCACGCAAGGCCGTTGCGCAGGCGCGCATGCATCTGCAACAGGGTGACATCGCGGCGCGCGGCGAGGCGATCGGCAAGGCTATTCAGATCATCGGCGACGGGTTGCAGCAGGCGCTCAACGTCGAAGCCGGCGGTGAAATCGCGGAGCGTCTTCATGCGCTCTATAGCTATATGACTCGGCGACTGCTCGAGGCGAACCTCAAACAGAGCGATGCGATGCTCGTCGAAGTCGACGGCTTGCTGGCTACGCTCGAGGAAGCCTGGATTGGAATCGCGCCGGAGATTGCGCGGATGGCGATGCAGTCGTCCGCGGAAAGCATGAGATGA
- a CDS encoding isovaleryl-CoA dehydrogenase, translating to MERFGPGNTHEVTNQVPPLANYNLFASDAALAAAVEREGAAWHREALARDGDALTKPDVLALADLANRHTPELMSFSPRGERIDALEFHPAWHTLLSLLRREGLHALPFSDPQPGAMVARCAGYFLHAQLESGSLCPLTMTFASIPVLQREPALFATLRDKLYSREHDPRDVPLDQKISMMIGMGMTEKQGGSDVRSNRTQAFAADGGGRGAAYRLVGHKWFFSAPQCDAHLVLARTEDQEALSCFFVPRFAPDGSKNAVRVQRLKDKLGNRSNASSEVEFFDAHGVMIGDEGRGVPTIIEMANYTRLDCVIGSAALMRAALVQAIHHARHRSAFGRHLADQPLMRNVLADLSLETEAATVLFMRLARAFEDTTNAPEERAWRRLVTPAAKYWVCKRTLEFTGEAMEVWGGNGYVEEGPMARFYREAPVNSIWEGSGNVMCLDVLRAMEREPEAAQALLAAWRDVAQTHPALKAALEHLMRALTSAPETREASARRIAQQIVLIAQAVLLAQHSPAFVADAFIATRLGDGCGESGRVYGTLPASFDHKAIVDRAFTG from the coding sequence ATGGAACGGTTCGGCCCCGGCAACACGCATGAAGTGACCAATCAGGTCCCGCCGCTTGCGAACTACAACCTGTTTGCAAGCGATGCCGCGCTGGCCGCCGCCGTCGAGCGCGAAGGCGCGGCGTGGCATCGCGAGGCGCTCGCGCGCGACGGCGACGCGCTGACAAAACCTGATGTGCTCGCGCTCGCCGATCTGGCGAATCGCCACACGCCCGAACTCATGAGCTTCAGCCCGCGCGGCGAGCGCATCGACGCGCTCGAGTTTCATCCTGCGTGGCATACGTTGCTGAGCCTGCTGCGCCGCGAAGGACTACACGCGTTGCCCTTTTCCGATCCGCAGCCCGGCGCGATGGTCGCGCGCTGCGCGGGCTACTTTCTGCACGCGCAACTCGAATCCGGCTCGCTATGTCCGCTGACGATGACCTTCGCCAGCATTCCCGTGCTGCAACGTGAGCCGGCTCTATTCGCGACGCTGCGCGACAAGCTGTATTCGCGCGAGCATGATCCGCGCGACGTCCCGCTCGATCAGAAGATTTCGATGATGATCGGCATGGGCATGACCGAGAAGCAAGGCGGTTCCGACGTGCGCAGCAACCGCACGCAGGCGTTCGCAGCGGACGGCGGCGGACGCGGCGCGGCGTATCGGCTGGTCGGCCACAAGTGGTTCTTTTCCGCGCCGCAGTGCGACGCGCATCTCGTGCTCGCGCGCACCGAAGATCAGGAAGCGCTGTCGTGCTTCTTCGTGCCGCGCTTCGCGCCCGACGGCAGCAAGAACGCCGTGCGCGTGCAGCGTCTGAAGGACAAGCTCGGCAACCGTTCGAACGCCAGCAGCGAAGTCGAATTCTTCGACGCCCACGGCGTGATGATCGGCGACGAAGGGCGCGGCGTGCCGACCATCATCGAAATGGCGAACTACACGCGGCTCGACTGCGTGATCGGCAGCGCAGCGCTGATGCGCGCGGCGCTCGTGCAGGCGATCCACCATGCGCGGCATCGCAGCGCATTCGGCCGGCATCTCGCCGATCAGCCGTTGATGCGCAACGTGCTCGCCGATCTGTCGCTCGAAACGGAAGCGGCAACGGTATTGTTCATGCGCCTCGCGCGCGCATTCGAAGACACCACGAACGCCCCCGAAGAACGCGCGTGGCGGCGTCTGGTCACGCCCGCTGCGAAGTACTGGGTTTGCAAGCGCACGCTCGAATTCACGGGCGAAGCGATGGAAGTCTGGGGCGGCAACGGCTACGTCGAAGAAGGGCCGATGGCGCGCTTCTACCGCGAAGCGCCCGTGAACTCGATCTGGGAAGGCTCGGGCAATGTGATGTGTCTCGACGTGCTGCGCGCGATGGAACGCGAGCCCGAAGCCGCGCAGGCTTTGCTTGCCGCGTGGCGCGACGTGGCGCAAACGCATCCCGCGCTGAAGGCGGCGCTCGAACATCTGATGCGCGCGCTAACGTCGGCACCTGAAACGCGCGAGGCTTCCGCGCGCCGCATCGCGCAACAGATCGTGCTGATCGCGCAAGCGGTGCTGCTCGCGCAGCATTCGCCTGCCTTCGTCGCCGATGCGTTCATCGCGACGCGGCTCGGCGATGGCTGCGGCGAAAGCGGCCGCGTGTACGGTACGCTGCCCGCCTCGTTCGACCACAAGGCGATCGTCGATCGCGCGTTCACCGGCTGA
- the fliG gene encoding flagellar motor switch protein FliG, translating to MSTEGVLKSALLLMSIGEEEAAQVFKFLGPREVQKIGVAMASLKNITREQIDEVLHEFVSEADKHTALSLDSNDYIRSVLTKALGDDKAGAIIDRILQGSDTSGIEGLKWMDSAAVAELIKNEHPQIIATILVHLDRDQASEIVACFTERLRNDVLLRIATLDGIQPAALRELDDVLTGLLSGSDNLKRSPMGGIRTAAEILNFLPGNHEESVIDNVRQYDAELAQKIIDQMFVFDNLLDLEDRGIQLLLKEVESETLIISLKGAQPALRQKFLSNMSQRAAELLAEDLDARGPVRVSEVETQQRKILQVVRNLAESGAIVIGGKAEDAYV from the coding sequence ATGAGCACTGAAGGCGTATTGAAGAGCGCGCTCCTGCTGATGTCGATCGGCGAGGAAGAGGCGGCTCAGGTATTCAAGTTTCTGGGGCCGCGTGAAGTCCAGAAGATCGGCGTCGCGATGGCGTCGCTGAAGAACATCACCCGCGAGCAGATCGACGAGGTGCTGCACGAGTTCGTCTCCGAGGCGGACAAGCACACTGCCCTCTCGCTCGACTCGAACGACTACATCCGCTCCGTGCTGACCAAGGCGCTCGGCGACGACAAGGCGGGCGCGATCATCGACCGTATCCTGCAAGGCAGCGATACGAGCGGCATCGAAGGCCTGAAGTGGATGGATTCGGCGGCTGTCGCGGAACTCATCAAGAACGAGCACCCGCAGATCATCGCGACGATTCTCGTCCACCTGGACCGCGATCAGGCGTCGGAAATCGTCGCGTGCTTCACGGAGCGGCTGCGCAACGACGTGCTGCTGCGTATCGCGACGCTCGACGGCATTCAGCCCGCCGCGCTGCGCGAACTCGACGACGTGCTGACGGGCCTGCTGTCGGGCAGCGACAACCTGAAGCGCAGCCCGATGGGCGGCATCCGCACGGCGGCGGAAATTCTCAACTTCCTGCCGGGCAATCACGAAGAATCGGTCATCGACAACGTCCGCCAGTACGACGCGGAACTCGCGCAGAAGATCATCGACCAGATGTTCGTGTTCGACAACCTGCTCGACCTGGAAGACCGCGGCATCCAGCTGCTGCTGAAGGAAGTCGAGTCGGAAACGCTGATCATCTCGCTGAAGGGCGCGCAGCCCGCGCTGCGCCAGAAGTTCCTGTCGAACATGTCGCAGCGCGCAGCCGAGCTGCTCGCGGAAGACCTGGACGCACGCGGCCCGGTCCGCGTGTCGGAAGTGGAAACGCAACAGCGCAAGATCCTTCAGGTCGTGCGCAACCTCGCCGAGTCTGGTGCAATTGTGATCGGCGGCAAGGCGGAAGATGCATATGTCTGA
- the fliE gene encoding flagellar hook-basal body complex protein FliE yields the protein MTALINPIQSALQQMQEMAAQATGGSAPVGHDNGAATAGGFASALKASIDKISGDQKSAIGEAHAFELGAPNVSLNDVMVDMQKANVGFQFGLQVRNKLVSAYNDIMQMAV from the coding sequence ATGACGGCACTCATCAATCCGATCCAGTCGGCCTTGCAGCAGATGCAGGAGATGGCGGCCCAGGCCACGGGCGGCAGCGCCCCGGTTGGGCACGACAATGGCGCGGCCACGGCAGGCGGCTTCGCGTCGGCGCTGAAAGCCTCGATCGACAAGATCAGCGGCGACCAGAAGAGCGCGATTGGCGAGGCCCATGCTTTCGAACTCGGCGCGCCGAACGTGTCGCTGAACGACGTGATGGTCGACATGCAGAAGGCCAACGTCGGCTTCCAGTTCGGACTGCAGGTGCGCAACAAGCTCGTGTCGGCCTACAACGACATCATGCAGATGGCCGTCTGA
- a CDS encoding flagellar hook-length control protein FliK, giving the protein MNGIDTAVASLLASRIDSLLPLGSRSSATTAQTDASLNVRQPPGAPIAMMPAPLPASAQTVLSAVALTLDAITRSGGEATPALVGQLPVWPAAPAIDIAPLPLFDTGANASQAAASGNAAAGAATAQNVGGANAAHGADAAANIVAAPLPVAELAAALRRTVDESGLFYESHLAQWLSGQRPVESLAGEPQNRLADAASQTPLDLSHDADESNSWAQGRPSGNTGAAAFAAAVAAARGTPEGPHTQSARFTTFDLATHDIIDTPDQPAQTAQNPAAAHAAAGMDDASARQQQSMAAALHPATIPLVRQQLDLLATGQFRWTGEAWPGARLDWTIEQEGDEWRRSGNGAASADDEYPWRTRLTLSLPSLGTVDADLTLTGSRLVARVQASPGGAARLAAQGETFRQRLAQAGIELSGLSILEIGGSTPAGNAAAAAAAASAYARTTADKSAQHDAADNHDFDWDMQ; this is encoded by the coding sequence ATGAACGGAATCGACACGGCGGTGGCCTCGCTGCTGGCTAGCCGCATCGACAGCCTGCTTCCCCTCGGCTCGCGATCCAGCGCGACGACCGCGCAGACCGACGCGTCCCTGAACGTCAGGCAGCCGCCCGGCGCGCCCATCGCGATGATGCCCGCGCCGTTGCCGGCCTCCGCGCAGACGGTGCTGTCGGCCGTCGCGTTGACGCTCGACGCGATCACGCGCTCCGGCGGCGAGGCGACGCCCGCGCTGGTCGGCCAGCTCCCCGTTTGGCCCGCCGCGCCCGCCATCGACATCGCGCCTCTGCCGTTGTTCGACACGGGCGCGAACGCATCGCAGGCCGCGGCTTCCGGTAACGCCGCGGCGGGTGCCGCGACGGCGCAGAACGTGGGCGGCGCGAATGCCGCGCACGGTGCGGACGCGGCGGCGAACATCGTCGCCGCGCCTCTGCCCGTCGCCGAGTTGGCGGCGGCGCTGCGGCGTACTGTCGACGAAAGCGGACTCTTCTACGAATCGCATCTCGCGCAGTGGCTGTCGGGGCAACGACCCGTCGAATCGCTTGCGGGCGAGCCCCAGAATCGCCTCGCGGACGCGGCGTCGCAAACGCCGCTCGACTTGAGCCACGACGCCGACGAATCGAACTCATGGGCGCAAGGCCGCCCGTCGGGCAACACGGGTGCCGCGGCATTTGCGGCCGCGGTCGCCGCTGCGCGCGGTACACCTGAAGGCCCGCACACCCAGTCGGCGCGCTTCACGACGTTCGATCTGGCGACGCACGACATCATCGACACGCCGGATCAGCCCGCGCAAACTGCGCAGAACCCGGCGGCAGCCCATGCAGCAGCGGGCATGGACGACGCCAGCGCGCGCCAGCAGCAATCGATGGCGGCGGCGTTGCATCCCGCGACGATTCCCCTCGTCCGCCAGCAACTCGACCTGCTCGCGACGGGGCAATTCCGCTGGACGGGCGAAGCGTGGCCGGGCGCCCGCCTCGACTGGACGATCGAGCAGGAAGGTGATGAATGGCGGCGCAGCGGCAACGGCGCTGCATCCGCCGACGACGAATACCCTTGGCGCACGCGCCTCACGCTGTCGCTGCCTTCGCTCGGCACCGTCGACGCCGACCTCACGCTGACGGGCTCGCGGCTCGTCGCGCGCGTGCAGGCGAGCCCCGGCGGCGCGGCGCGGCTCGCGGCGCAGGGCGAGACCTTCCGCCAGCGCCTCGCGCAGGCGGGCATCGAGCTGAGCGGCCTGTCGATCCTCGAAATCGGCGGAAGCACGCCGGCGGGCAACGCGGCGGCGGCTGCCGCTGCGGCATCGGCGTATGCGCGCACGACGGCGGACAAATCCGCGCAGCACGACGCCGCCGACAACCACGATTTCGACTGGGACATGCAATGA
- a CDS encoding coniferyl aldehyde dehydrogenase has product MKNDRPDIAALEELLREQRAAYLRAPYPTWDQRAAHLKALREVLLDNRDMLADAMHADFGNRAKEEILLAEFLLVKEEIDGALRHGKRWMKAQRRATNKWLLPARAKVIPQPLGVVGIIVPWNYPVLLAAGPLISALTAGNRAIIKMSELTPRTSLLFEQLISQTFARDHVAVVNGDAALAAAFSAQPFDHLLFTGSTKVGHEVMRAAAAHLTPVTLELGGKSPAIVGPHARFDYAVDSIIAGKTLNAGQTCIAPDYVLVPRGKEQAFIERARLRMARLYPDFARNPDYTSIISPRHFERLQRLADEAREQGAQLHALTDAAPDASARRFPLVAVTQAPDTSTLMQEEIFGPLLPVIPYDSLDDAIAYVNARPRPLSLYLYDDDKAAIARVTHETIAGGMSVNETLMHLACESLPFGGVGASGMGAYHGYEGFVTFSKMKPVLTQARFNARGLIAPPYGRRVRALLSLMMRF; this is encoded by the coding sequence ATGAAGAACGACCGGCCGGATATCGCGGCCCTGGAAGAGCTTTTGCGCGAACAGCGCGCCGCGTATCTGCGCGCGCCGTATCCGACATGGGATCAGCGCGCCGCGCATCTGAAGGCATTGCGCGAAGTGCTGCTCGACAATCGCGACATGCTCGCCGATGCGATGCACGCCGACTTCGGCAATCGCGCAAAAGAAGAAATCTTGCTGGCCGAATTTCTGCTCGTGAAAGAGGAAATCGACGGCGCGCTGCGTCACGGCAAACGGTGGATGAAAGCGCAACGTCGCGCGACCAACAAGTGGCTCTTGCCTGCCCGCGCGAAGGTCATACCGCAGCCGCTCGGCGTCGTCGGGATTATCGTGCCGTGGAACTATCCGGTGCTGCTGGCGGCCGGGCCGCTCATCAGCGCGCTCACGGCCGGCAATCGCGCGATCATCAAGATGTCGGAGCTCACACCGCGCACGTCGCTGCTTTTCGAGCAGCTCATCTCGCAGACCTTTGCCCGCGATCACGTCGCCGTCGTGAACGGCGACGCCGCGCTTGCAGCCGCATTCAGCGCACAGCCATTCGATCATCTGCTGTTCACGGGCTCGACGAAGGTCGGCCATGAAGTAATGCGCGCCGCCGCTGCGCATCTGACGCCCGTGACGCTCGAACTCGGCGGCAAGTCGCCCGCCATCGTCGGGCCGCACGCGCGCTTCGACTACGCCGTCGACAGCATCATCGCGGGCAAAACGCTCAACGCGGGGCAAACCTGCATCGCGCCGGATTACGTGCTCGTGCCGCGCGGCAAGGAACAGGCGTTCATCGAGCGGGCGCGTTTGCGCATGGCGCGGCTGTATCCTGATTTCGCGCGCAACCCCGATTACACGTCGATCATTTCGCCGCGCCATTTCGAGCGCCTGCAGCGTCTCGCCGACGAAGCACGCGAACAGGGCGCACAACTGCACGCGCTCACCGATGCCGCACCCGATGCGAGCGCGCGCCGCTTTCCGCTCGTCGCCGTGACGCAAGCGCCCGACACGTCCACGCTGATGCAGGAAGAGATTTTCGGGCCGTTACTGCCCGTGATTCCCTACGATTCGCTCGACGACGCCATCGCCTACGTCAATGCGCGCCCTCGTCCGTTGTCACTCTATCTGTACGACGACGACAAGGCGGCGATCGCGCGCGTCACGCATGAAACCATCGCGGGCGGCATGTCCGTCAACGAAACGCTGATGCATCTCGCGTGCGAGAGCCTGCCGTTCGGCGGCGTCGGCGCAAGCGGGATGGGCGCGTATCACGGGTACGAAGGCTTCGTCACGTTTTCGAAGATGAAGCCGGTCTTGACGCAGGCGCGCTTCAACGCGCGCGGCCTGATCGCGCCGCCGTACGGCAGACGCGTGCGGGCGCTGCTCAGTCTGATGATGCGGTTCTGA
- the fliF gene encoding flagellar basal-body MS-ring/collar protein FliF: MDSSANSLINPDARMGLAGAQPGTAGAAGGAAGLDLGGTGGGFATRFPGLPTSLSQMRGNPRAPLIFAVALLVAVVAGLILWSRAPDYKVLYSNVSDQDGGAIVAALQQANVPYKFSDAGGAILIPADQVHEMRLRLASQGLPKSGSVGFELMDNQKFGISQFAEQINYQRALEGELQRTIESISTVKSARVHLAIPKPTVFVRDREAPSASVMVNLYPGRMLDEGQVVAITHMVASAVPDLPVRNVTIIDQDGNLLTQAGVSGSGLDATQLKYVQQIERNTQQRIDAILGPMFGAGNAHSSVSADIDFSRHESTSEAYAPNNDPQQAAVRSQQTSTATEMSQGGASGVPGALSNQPPQPASAPIVASANGASGVTTTPISDRKDATTNYELSKTVSHTEQAVGGIKRLSVAVVVNYMRVVDAKGHATMQPVPADKLAQVKLLVSDAMGYDKARGDSVNVETSAFTQIVDPDADLPWWRTKDMIAMYKQIATYVGIGAVALFLYFVMVKPALRRAFPPPEPAVAALMSPDEPVLDGLPSAAAIAAEEEVEGSLVSLESDKAKYERNLEYARQIARQDPKIVATVVKSWVSDEH, from the coding sequence ATGGATTCGTCAGCCAACTCTTTGATCAACCCCGATGCCCGCATGGGCCTCGCCGGCGCACAGCCGGGCACAGCGGGAGCAGCCGGTGGCGCTGCAGGCCTCGACCTCGGCGGCACGGGCGGTGGCTTCGCCACGCGCTTCCCGGGCCTTCCGACGTCGCTGTCGCAGATGCGCGGCAACCCGCGCGCGCCGCTGATCTTCGCCGTCGCGTTGCTGGTCGCGGTGGTCGCGGGGCTGATCCTCTGGTCGCGCGCACCGGACTATAAGGTCCTGTATAGCAATGTCTCCGATCAGGACGGCGGCGCAATCGTTGCCGCACTCCAGCAGGCGAACGTGCCGTACAAGTTTTCCGATGCGGGCGGCGCAATCCTGATCCCCGCCGATCAGGTGCATGAAATGCGTCTGCGCCTCGCGTCGCAGGGTCTGCCGAAGAGCGGCTCGGTCGGCTTCGAACTGATGGACAACCAGAAGTTCGGCATCAGCCAGTTCGCCGAGCAGATCAATTATCAGCGCGCGCTCGAAGGTGAGCTGCAACGCACGATCGAATCCATCTCGACAGTCAAGTCGGCGCGTGTCCATCTGGCGATTCCGAAGCCGACCGTGTTCGTGCGCGACCGCGAGGCGCCGTCGGCATCCGTGATGGTCAACCTGTATCCGGGCCGCATGCTCGACGAAGGCCAGGTCGTGGCGATCACGCATATGGTCGCCTCCGCCGTGCCCGACCTGCCCGTGCGCAACGTGACGATCATCGACCAGGACGGCAACCTGCTCACGCAGGCAGGCGTCAGCGGCAGCGGCCTCGACGCGACGCAACTGAAGTATGTGCAGCAGATCGAGCGCAACACGCAGCAGCGCATCGACGCGATCCTTGGACCGATGTTCGGCGCCGGCAACGCGCATTCGTCGGTGAGCGCGGACATCGATTTCTCCCGGCACGAGTCGACCTCGGAGGCCTACGCCCCGAACAACGACCCGCAGCAGGCCGCCGTCCGCAGCCAGCAGACCAGCACCGCGACGGAAATGTCGCAGGGCGGCGCCTCGGGCGTGCCGGGCGCGCTGTCGAACCAGCCGCCGCAGCCGGCGTCCGCGCCCATCGTCGCCAGCGCGAATGGCGCCAGCGGCGTGACGACGACGCCGATCAGCGACCGCAAGGATGCGACCACCAACTACGAGCTGAGCAAGACCGTGAGCCACACGGAGCAGGCGGTTGGCGGCATCAAGCGTCTGTCGGTGGCTGTGGTGGTGAACTACATGCGCGTCGTCGACGCGAAGGGCCACGCGACGATGCAGCCGGTTCCCGCCGACAAGCTCGCGCAGGTCAAGCTGCTGGTCAGCGACGCGATGGGCTACGACAAGGCACGCGGCGACTCGGTCAACGTCGAGACCAGCGCGTTCACGCAGATCGTCGACCCCGATGCCGATCTGCCGTGGTGGCGCACCAAGGACATGATCGCGATGTACAAGCAGATCGCGACGTACGTGGGCATCGGCGCAGTCGCCCTGTTCCTCTACTTCGTGATGGTCAAGCCGGCGCTGCGCCGCGCCTTCCCGCCGCCGGAGCCCGCTGTCGCCGCGCTGATGTCGCCGGACGAGCCGGTGCTCGACGGTCTGCCGAGCGCAGCCGCCATCGCCGCCGAAGAGGAAGTCGAAGGATCGCTGGTCTCGCTGGAAAGCGACAAGGCCAAATATGAGCGGAATCTCGAATATGCGCGTCAGATCGCGCGTCAGGATCCGAAGATCGTTGCAACCGTCGTGAAGAGCTGGGTGTCCGATGAGCACTGA